The nucleotide sequence gaatttctaccttcatttTACCATTCTCATCCGAAGCGTCGTTGCCGTCTCTAATTGAGAGTATCCACTTGCcaaaattagcaatttcttCCTGCTCTGCAGGTAACGAAGAGGCACCCAATCTCATATTAACAGTAAGCCTCAACATATTACAATAAGCCCATATCTTTGATGAATTGATTAAGGCATTAACAATATCGTGCCTCGTTGCTTCACGGACAACAGGTAGTATCTGCCTgaaatcaccacctaaaaccACTATCATTCCACGAAAAGGTCTAAACTTGTTTAGGGGATCATTCTTGGACATGATATCACACATTGATCGGTAAACTTTCTCAAAACACCATTGGTGCATCATTGGAGactcataaaaaattatcaactttgcAGCACACACCAGGTCTGCCCTAGGACTGTCCTTTTCCATAGTAAGCGATGATGCCTCCTTAATCTCAATAGGGACTGCCAGTTTCGAGTGTGCGGTTCTTCCACCTGGTAATAGAAGAGTCTCTATACCGCTAGATGCAAcattcaatacaattaaccCTTTCGATCTAATAGCAGTTGACAATGTTTTCCATATAAAGGTTTTTCCAGTACCACCGTaaccatataagaaaaagaaaacactgtTGTCAAAACCAACAAACTACATGTTCTTGTCATGCACACATCTTTGTTAATCAGTCAACATCAGTAACATATCAGCGTGAGTCTTTTCCAGTTCATCTTCGTTGTAATTTAGCTCATCAACgataagcttgtttgtgaaaGATGGCATGTCTGCTACGTTTGGCCTGGGCATAGATTTGAAGTCAGTAAGCGACCGTCCGTTTTCCTGAAGcagcatttcaatttcaatcaaacacaGATTCTTCAAGTCATCGTCATCGATATGCTGATTTGCATATTAAATGTAAAGTCacgaaattaatattaacaccTTTGCATGCATATGTGTGCACGtttaagagaaagaaaaaatattagcttTATATGAGAATcctttatatttaaacatatgAGCCTAAAAAATGTGGAAAATGTTGAATGGTATCGTAGAGTTAGTAACTCTTAGTTTGTTCTTTACTATATCCTAAAAAAAGTACCTCTTAACTACTTAAACTACTCTAATAAGC is from Medicago truncatula cultivar Jemalong A17 chromosome 1, MtrunA17r5.0-ANR, whole genome shotgun sequence and encodes:
- the LOC11432271 gene encoding ATP-dependent DNA helicase PIF1 — protein: MKGYSVPVHKWRLLPYLFIKNGLYPQEASVSTLCQHIDDDDLKNLCLIEIEMLLQENGRSLTDFKSMPRPNVADMPSFTNKLIVDELNYNEDELEKTHADIVFFFLYGYGGTGKTFIWKTLSTAIRSKGLIVLNVASSGIETLLLPGGRTAHSKLAVPIEIKEASSLTMEKDSPRADLVCAAKLIIFYESPMMHQWCFEKVYRSMCDIMSKNDPLNKFRPFRGMIVVLGGDFRQILPVVREATRHDIVNALINSSKIWAYCNMLRLTVNMRLGASSLPAEQEEIANFGKWILSIRDGNDASDENGKMKVEIPEDFLISDTTNPLMSLIDVYPDLNDNLGDPLFFQERGILAPTLDSVEHVNEYMMSLIPGEEKEYLSSDSLCRSGENSDVQREWFTTEFLNGIKSYGIPNHRLKLRAGCPVMLMRNIDQTNGLSNGTRLTVTHIGKSTIAATIITGKREGTRVFIPRMNLIPSDPGLPFKFRRKQFPLTLCFAMTINKSQGQSLPRVGFIFLSPCSRMDNSMSLSLELLLEKV